One region of Priestia megaterium genomic DNA includes:
- a CDS encoding SDR family NAD(P)-dependent oxidoreductase, with protein MFEEKVGIITGGTSGIGLATAELLAKEGMHVVIASRNSEKGEEALSVLRKWSPHSLFIKTDVTNSQDVKNLVSHTYSTFGKIDVGFNNAANTEAASNATHEFKEEDFDHLINVTLKSVWLCMKYQLQVMTKQNSGVIVNTSSMDAILCSAGTGVYAAGKSGVIALTKSVAQEYGHQNIRINSLCPGAFRTSMLEEKFLALSSEEKEKLNESYQKLNALGRIGDPFEAAKAVKWLLSDDASFVTGQNIIVDGGIGFRFE; from the coding sequence ATGTTTGAAGAAAAAGTAGGGATTATTACGGGTGGAACGTCGGGGATTGGCTTAGCAACAGCGGAATTACTCGCAAAAGAGGGCATGCATGTTGTGATTGCTTCTAGAAATAGTGAAAAAGGAGAAGAAGCTCTTTCTGTATTAAGAAAATGGTCTCCTCACTCTCTTTTTATTAAAACGGATGTAACGAATAGTCAAGATGTCAAAAACCTTGTGAGCCACACATACTCTACTTTTGGAAAAATTGATGTTGGCTTTAATAATGCGGCTAACACGGAGGCAGCTTCTAATGCTACCCATGAATTCAAAGAAGAAGACTTTGACCATTTAATAAACGTTACGTTAAAAAGCGTATGGCTTTGTATGAAATATCAGCTGCAGGTAATGACCAAACAAAACAGCGGTGTCATCGTGAATACGTCGTCAATGGACGCTATTTTATGTTCAGCAGGGACAGGCGTATATGCGGCCGGAAAAAGCGGTGTGATCGCTTTAACAAAATCAGTTGCTCAAGAATATGGCCATCAAAACATAAGAATTAACTCTCTGTGTCCAGGTGCATTTCGGACGTCTATGCTAGAAGAAAAGTTTTTAGCTCTATCTTCAGAGGAAAAAGAAAAGCTCAATGAATCCTATCAAAAATTAAACGCGCTAGGCAGAATTGGTGATCCGTTTGAAGCCGCAAAAGCAGTAAAATGGCTCCTTTCGGATGACGCATCGTTTGTTACGGGTCAAAACATTATTGTAGACGGCGGGATTGGGTTTAGGTTTGAGTAG
- a CDS encoding MFS transporter: MKSKERIYVYVIALFLVSINLRIGITSVSPVLETIRNQLGLSNVTVSFLTAIPVLCMGLFALFTGKLEGLWGAEKVISFCLVVIGIATCMRVAAHSISVLLSSAFLLGVGIAIAGPLLSGFIKKKFPNRIGLMIGIYSVGMGTGASLSAGLTVPLQHVLHDSWNVALASWSVLAVIALIVWSPIARKSQQAFGSRKNKLPLKNKKAWLFTLFFGLQAGIFYSVTTWLAPAAHDLGMSNQEAGTLITVFTFVQMAFSFLIPTLADYYKNQTFWLASSTLFASAGLVFILYPLTSLWFSSILLGIGLGGLFPLALMLPLNETDSPQEASSWTAMMQSGGYIVGGCAPILSGFARDFFHTNTQLFFVLLVLTMCLLVLTAFMHKRSERKELSHDEKVY; encoded by the coding sequence ATGAAGTCAAAAGAGAGAATATATGTGTACGTGATTGCTTTATTTTTAGTTTCAATTAATTTACGAATCGGTATTACATCCGTATCGCCTGTGCTTGAAACCATACGTAATCAGCTGGGATTGAGCAATGTTACAGTTAGTTTTTTAACAGCTATTCCTGTGTTATGTATGGGGTTGTTTGCATTGTTTACAGGAAAACTTGAAGGGCTGTGGGGAGCTGAAAAAGTGATTTCTTTTTGCTTAGTGGTGATTGGAATCGCGACGTGTATGAGAGTGGCCGCACACTCAATATCTGTTCTTTTAAGCAGTGCTTTTCTTTTAGGTGTAGGTATTGCCATCGCTGGACCGCTGTTATCGGGATTTATTAAAAAGAAATTTCCGAATAGAATAGGCCTCATGATCGGAATTTACTCCGTGGGCATGGGAACGGGCGCTTCGTTAAGCGCAGGGCTGACGGTACCTTTGCAGCATGTACTGCACGATTCGTGGAATGTAGCTCTTGCTAGCTGGAGCGTGCTGGCCGTGATTGCTCTCATTGTTTGGTCTCCGATTGCGCGTAAATCTCAGCAAGCGTTTGGCTCCAGAAAAAACAAGCTGCCGTTAAAAAATAAAAAAGCCTGGCTGTTTACGCTTTTCTTTGGGCTGCAGGCCGGCATTTTTTACTCTGTGACCACATGGCTAGCGCCAGCCGCACACGATTTGGGCATGAGTAATCAAGAAGCGGGTACGCTTATTACCGTTTTTACGTTCGTTCAAATGGCGTTTAGCTTTTTAATTCCAACGCTAGCTGATTATTATAAAAACCAAACCTTTTGGCTTGCGAGCAGTACACTGTTTGCATCAGCGGGTTTAGTTTTCATTCTCTATCCTTTAACCAGTCTTTGGTTTTCTTCGATACTATTAGGAATAGGGCTTGGAGGACTTTTTCCTTTAGCACTTATGCTGCCGTTAAATGAGACAGATTCGCCTCAAGAAGCGAGCTCATGGACAGCTATGATGCAATCAGGGGGATATATCGTAGGAGGGTGTGCTCCAATTTTATCGGGTTTCGCACGCGATTTCTTTCATACAAACACGCAATTATTTTTTGTTTTACTTGTTTTAACAATGTGTTTGCTAGTGCTTACTGCATTCATGCACAAGCGCTCAGAGCGAAAAGAATTATCACATGATGAAAAAGTCTATTGA
- a CDS encoding FadR/GntR family transcriptional regulator: MNIHNKQSFSKVPRRKLVDEVLEQLQTKIFSGQYQVGDQLPTEPQLMEELGVGRSTLREAVKILVHANVLEVKQGKGTRIKSLSFTQDSFETRLQTADIDHIYEAREMLDLQVAMLAAQRRTDEDLLKMKGHLDKRKKELEKGNYAEYIDADIQFHLSIAEASKNNVLMDLYQSFVPVLRHTLSQLILKTIDYKDNSTIHENLFTAILNGDTEQAKKYAGQNLELI, translated from the coding sequence ATGAATATACATAATAAACAATCGTTTTCAAAAGTACCGCGTCGAAAGCTAGTGGATGAGGTGCTAGAGCAGCTTCAAACGAAAATTTTTTCAGGTCAATATCAGGTAGGAGATCAGCTTCCAACGGAGCCTCAGCTAATGGAAGAGCTCGGGGTAGGGCGATCTACTTTGCGAGAAGCGGTGAAAATTCTTGTTCATGCAAATGTACTGGAAGTGAAACAAGGAAAAGGAACGAGAATTAAGTCTCTTAGCTTCACACAGGATTCGTTTGAAACAAGACTTCAAACGGCAGATATTGATCATATTTACGAAGCGCGTGAAATGCTTGATTTGCAAGTGGCGATGTTAGCGGCGCAGCGTCGAACGGACGAAGACTTGTTAAAGATGAAAGGGCATTTAGATAAACGGAAAAAAGAACTTGAAAAAGGCAATTATGCTGAATATATAGATGCGGATATTCAGTTTCATCTTTCGATTGCAGAAGCTAGTAAAAATAATGTTTTAATGGATTTATATCAATCGTTTGTGCCTGTACTGCGACATACGCTGAGTCAGCTCATTTTAAAAACGATTGATTATAAAGATAATTCCACCATTCATGAAAACTTATTTACCGCTATTTTGAATGGAGATACAGAGCAAGCAAAAAAATATGCCGGTCAAAATTTGGAGCTTATCTAA
- a CDS encoding helix-turn-helix domain-containing protein, with product MNELRLGNQLKKLREEQKMSEEEVAEQLSVSVQHIHKWEGNQSYPDIQQLLNLSDIYGTTINEFIKNDAALQNRINIQEEEKEDDDKLLHPGFYIGIGLMFFGNFLSLIIGNLMIMMVTNIAGMLIICFYKEILKLLKGVKKDFYEQK from the coding sequence GTGAATGAGTTGAGGCTAGGAAATCAATTAAAAAAATTAAGAGAAGAACAAAAAATGTCAGAAGAAGAGGTTGCTGAACAGCTGAGTGTATCGGTACAGCACATACATAAATGGGAAGGTAATCAGAGCTACCCTGATATCCAACAACTTTTAAACTTAAGCGACATCTATGGAACAACTATTAATGAGTTTATTAAAAATGATGCTGCGTTACAAAACAGAATAAACATTCAGGAAGAAGAAAAAGAAGACGACGATAAGCTGCTTCACCCAGGCTTTTATATCGGAATTGGCCTCATGTTTTTTGGGAATTTTCTGAGTCTCATCATCGGCAATCTTATGATTATGATGGTGACAAACATCGCTGGAATGTTAATTATCTGTTTTTATAAAGAAATCTTAAAGCTTTTGAAAGGTGTCAAAAAAGATTTTTATGAACAGAAATAA
- a CDS encoding MOSC domain-containing protein — MADHYQVQSLNYGKIETLTYGKRTFQSAIRKTAADEPVFLSKLGLEGDEQAYKDHGGVDKALCLYPYDYYEYWNNIIQNPVKTALFGENITTVGLTERNAHVGDIFAFGEAIIQVSEPRNPCYKLAAKYEVPDIVVKMRETGYTGFLFRVLKEGIVSVRDELILLEKDPNEVSIATVNDVKFKDRFNKEKLDRVLQAEALSTSLREVLLKQFRSE, encoded by the coding sequence ATGGCAGATCACTATCAAGTTCAGTCGCTTAACTACGGAAAAATTGAAACACTTACTTATGGAAAACGAACGTTTCAATCCGCCATTCGAAAAACAGCAGCAGATGAACCCGTCTTTTTAAGTAAGTTGGGGCTAGAAGGTGACGAGCAGGCGTACAAAGATCATGGAGGAGTGGACAAAGCGCTATGTCTGTATCCTTATGATTATTATGAATACTGGAATAACATCATCCAAAACCCTGTTAAAACCGCGTTGTTTGGAGAAAACATCACAACCGTTGGATTAACAGAAAGAAACGCGCACGTCGGGGATATATTTGCATTTGGTGAGGCTATTATTCAAGTATCTGAACCTAGAAATCCTTGTTACAAGCTTGCTGCAAAATATGAAGTGCCGGATATCGTCGTGAAAATGAGAGAAACAGGCTATACAGGGTTTTTATTTCGCGTTTTAAAAGAAGGCATCGTCTCAGTGAGAGATGAGTTGATCTTGCTTGAAAAAGATCCGAACGAAGTGTCTATAGCAACAGTTAACGACGTAAAATTCAAAGACCGGTTTAATAAAGAGAAGCTGGATAGAGTTCTGCAAGCAGAGGCCTTGTCTACTAGTTTAAGAGAGGTCTTATTGAAGCAGTTTCGTTCTGAATAA
- a CDS encoding CPBP family intramembrane glutamic endopeptidase, whose translation MIKSKLLWKVIGLEILVIFWFVVNGAYVSMTHPTAHYLQFLGVVPLAIGIAFYLTKTKKWQHFFSFQQNMSFRTRILVLSPLLLYLLIILIGNKGVHGSSTADIVLILLTQTLVIAFVEEMVFRGFMLNLLLSKSYKVAVLLSSFLFAFTHSLNMLSGQSVANTIFQILFAFVIGLVLALLIVNGQSIGVTIVFHGLNNFLQFTSPVNANDSLFVNYALLLFLGGYAFYLWNRKSTLSVSQHQVSG comes from the coding sequence ATGATCAAGTCAAAGCTTTTATGGAAAGTTATTGGCCTAGAAATCTTAGTTATCTTTTGGTTTGTGGTAAACGGTGCATACGTGAGCATGACGCATCCTACTGCACATTATCTTCAGTTTTTAGGAGTTGTCCCTTTAGCAATAGGAATAGCTTTTTATCTAACAAAAACAAAAAAGTGGCAGCATTTTTTCTCCTTTCAACAAAACATGTCCTTTAGAACAAGAATCCTCGTTCTTTCTCCGCTTCTTTTGTATTTGCTTATTATCCTCATCGGGAACAAAGGTGTACACGGAAGTTCTACTGCAGATATTGTTCTTATTTTGCTTACCCAAACTCTAGTCATAGCATTTGTAGAGGAGATGGTATTTAGAGGATTTATGCTGAATTTGCTGTTATCAAAAAGCTATAAAGTGGCGGTTCTTCTATCATCGTTCCTATTTGCCTTTACGCACAGTTTGAATATGCTAAGCGGTCAATCGGTAGCAAATACAATTTTTCAAATTTTATTTGCATTTGTTATTGGGTTGGTCTTGGCTTTACTGATCGTTAACGGTCAATCGATTGGAGTGACGATTGTATTTCATGGCTTAAATAATTTTCTCCAGTTTACAAGCCCTGTCAACGCAAATGATTCTTTATTTGTTAATTACGCGCTGCTTTTATTTTTAGGCGGATATGCCTTTTATTTATGGAATCGAAAATCTACTTTATCTGTTTCTCAACATCAAGTTAGTGGCTAA